One window of Oncorhynchus masou masou isolate Uvic2021 chromosome 33, UVic_Omas_1.1, whole genome shotgun sequence genomic DNA carries:
- the LOC135528409 gene encoding UDP-glucuronosyltransferase 2A2-like isoform X1 — protein MDFRVMGSCVALVPVLLLLSSLQHTSEAGRVLVYPVDGSHWLNMRILVEALHTQGHQVTVLRTSTSWYVAEHSPHYTSITVPQAQPQNIESQEFMAHFLKRSLEIQWGKGSPWAFLQFCGNLFSMLRQNQEMVAELVVTMFENQTLMTDLKEAEYDLVLTDPVFPAGVLVAHYLQLPLVLNVRWHLSGEGHFAIAPSPLSYVPQIFSRNSDLMNFAQRINNIFYHCLSYYMYRYVSNPPYQAVCDRYFAPDEVDVISLIQGADLWLMRVDFVFEFPRPTMPNVVYTGGFQCKPSKPLPVALEEFVQSSGEHGVVVMSLGTLLGGLGPEITEVIASAFARLPQKVVWRHLGERPLSLGNNTLLVKWLPQNDLLGHPKTKVFVTHGGTNGIYEAIYHGVPLLGIPLIFDQFDNMVRMKARGVAEVIEVTTLEVESLTQTLMGILDEEKPYRENMRRLSRLHHDRPIEPLDSAIFWLEFVMRHKGAAHLRTDSYKMPWYVYHNVDVLALLLGSALLVLVLLVVSCMCLVRGLRKRRKSKLE, from the exons ATGGATTTTAGAG tgatggggtcctgtgtggcctTGGTGCCTGTCCTTCTGCTCCTGTCCTCCCTGCAGCACACCAGTGAGGCTGGAAGGGTCCTGGTCTACCCTGTCGACGGCAGCCACTGGCTCAACATGAGGATACTGGTGGAGGCACTTCACACCCAGGGTCACCAG GTGACCGTTCTGCGCACCTCCACCAGCTGGTACGTGGCTGAACACTCCCCCCACTACACCTCCATCACTGTGCCCCAGGCTCAGCCCCAGAACATCGAGAGTCAGGAGTTCATGGCCCACTTCCTGAAGAGGTCGCTGGAGATCCAGTGGGGCAAGGGCTCACCTTGGGCCTTCCTGCAGTTCTGTGGGAACCTCTTCAG CATGCTGAGGCAGAACCAGGAGATGGTGGCCGAGCTGGTCGTCACCATGTTTGAGAACCAGACTCTGATGACAGATCTGAAAGAGGCTGAGTATGACCTGGTCCTGACTGACCCAGTGTTCCCTGCCGGGGTCCTGGTGGCCCACTACCTCCAGCTCCCCCTGGTTCTCAATGTGCGCTGGCACCTCAGCGGGGAGGGACACTTTGCCATCGCTCCCTCGCCACTATCCTACGTCCCTCAAATATTCTCCCGCAACTCTGACCTGATGAACTTTGCACAGAGGATAAATAACATATTCTACCACTGTCTCAGCTACTACATGTATCGTTACGTCTCCAACCCGCCTTACCAGGCCGTGTGCGACCGCTACTTTGCCCCCGATGAGGTGGACGTCATATCCCTTATCCAGGGAGCTGATCTGTGGCTGATGAGGGTGGACTTCGTCTTTGAGTTCCCTAGACCCACCATGCCGAACGTGGTCTACACTGGTGGGTTCCAGTGCAAACCCTCCAAGCCTTTACCTGTAGCTTTAGAGGAGTTTGTCCAGAGTTCTGGAGAACACGGGGTGGTGGTGATGTCACTGGGGACTCTGTTGGGTGGACTGGGTCCAGAGATAACAGAGGTCATAGCCTCAGCCTTCGCCCGGCTGCCCCAGAAGGTGGTGTGGAGACACCTGGGAGAGAGGCCTTTGTCCCTAGGCAACAACACCCTGCTAGTGAAATGGCTGCCTCAGAACGACCTCCTGGGTCACCCCAAAACCAAAGTGTTCGTCACACACGGGGGCACCAACGGGATCTACGAGGCCATCTATCACGGAGTCCCATTGTTAGGTATCCCTCTCATCTTTGACCAGTTTGATAATATGGTGCGCATGAAGGCCAGAGGAGTGGCGGAGGTTATAGAGGTTACAACGTTAGAGGTGGAATCCTTAACACAGACTCTGATGGGCATTCTGGATGAAGAAAAGCCCTACAGAGAGAATATGAGAAGACTATCACGGTTGCACCACGACCGGCCTATAGAACCTTTGGACAGCGCCATCTTCTGGCTGGAGTTTGTTATGCGACACAAGGGGGCAGCTCACTTACGTACAGATTCCTATAAGATGCCATGGTATGTCTATCATAATGTGGATGTTCTAGCACTGCTGCTGGGCTCTGCTCTGCTTGTTTTGGTGTTGCTTGTGGTTTCCTGTATGTGCTTGGTAAGAGGATTACGAAAGAGGAGAAAGTCCAAGTTGGAGTGA
- the LOC135528411 gene encoding P2Y purinoceptor 1-like yields MKTNISCGIINMDFTHTFLPTVYMSVFIVGLVGNCWGLKSLFANWKKFGNINIFVLNLGVADILYLLTLPFLFAYYSAGSHWAFGQLFCKMTRFCFNLNLYGSIGFLTCISVYRYLSIVHPLRVMGRITRGHSVVITAVVWGLVCIEIIPDMFFDKTLLNSSSGIVKCVDTTFNFSTKEYLDYSIAWTVSGFFIPLLIILGCYGHVAVVLFNNPNIDQVMKQRCLKLVIIVTLLFSVCYIPYHIFRNLNLKTRILKSKGTCEDWFAGIYIAHQVSRSLVCLNSAINPLVYIHSNENLLVHITRLWERARRSVPLLFNHRIQTQTPPL; encoded by the coding sequence ATGAAGACAAACATTTCCTGTGGAATCATTAACATGGACTTTACTCACACGTTCTTACCTACAGTGTATATGTCCGTATTTATTGTCGGCCTTGTTGGTAACTGCTGGGGACTAAAATCCTTGTTTGCGAACTGGAAGAAATTCGGAAATATCAACATTTTTGTTCTGAACCTTGGAGTTGCAGATATTCTGTATTTGCTCACTCTTCCATTTCTGTTTGCGTACTACTCAGCAGGCAGTCACTGGGCCTTTGGACAACTCTTCTGCAAGATGACAAGATTCTGCTTCAATTTGAACTTGTATGGCAGTATTGGTTTCCTCACATGTATTAGTGTATACAGGTACCTGAGCATTGTCCACCCACTGAGAGTGATGGGCAGGATAACAAGGGGCCACTCTGTAGTCATCACAGCTGTAGTTTGGGGTTTAGTCTGCATTGAGATTATTCCTGATATGTTCTTTGACAAAACATTACTCAACTCTTCTTCAGGGATAGTCAAATGCGTTGACACCACCTTCAACTTCTCTACCAAGGAATACCTGGACTACAGTATTGCGTGGACAGTATCTGGATTTTTCATCCCTCTGCTCATCATATTGGGTTGCTATGGACACGTGGCTGTGGTCCTCTTTAACAACCCCAACATTGACCAAGTGATGAAGCAGAGATGCCTAAAACTGGTGATCATTGTGACTTTACTCTTCTCAGTTTGCTACATACCGTATCACATATTCAGAAATCTAAACCTGAAGACTAGGATTTTGAAAAGCAAAGGCACGTGTGAGGATTGGTTTGCTGGCATCTACATTGCTCACCAAGTCAGCCGATCACTCGTGTGTCTAAACAGTGCCATCAACCCATTGGTTTACATCCACAGCAATGAAAACCTGCTCGTACATATCACCAGGCTTTGGGAACGAGCTCGTCGGTCTGTGCCTCTGCTATTCAACCATCGCATCCAGACACAAACCCCACCGTTATGA
- the LOC135528409 gene encoding UDP-glucuronosyltransferase 2A2-like isoform X2 — MTVMGSCVALVPVLLLLSSLQHTSEAGRVLVYPVDGSHWLNMRILVEALHTQGHQVTVLRTSTSWYVAEHSPHYTSITVPQAQPQNIESQEFMAHFLKRSLEIQWGKGSPWAFLQFCGNLFSMLRQNQEMVAELVVTMFENQTLMTDLKEAEYDLVLTDPVFPAGVLVAHYLQLPLVLNVRWHLSGEGHFAIAPSPLSYVPQIFSRNSDLMNFAQRINNIFYHCLSYYMYRYVSNPPYQAVCDRYFAPDEVDVISLIQGADLWLMRVDFVFEFPRPTMPNVVYTGGFQCKPSKPLPVALEEFVQSSGEHGVVVMSLGTLLGGLGPEITEVIASAFARLPQKVVWRHLGERPLSLGNNTLLVKWLPQNDLLGHPKTKVFVTHGGTNGIYEAIYHGVPLLGIPLIFDQFDNMVRMKARGVAEVIEVTTLEVESLTQTLMGILDEEKPYRENMRRLSRLHHDRPIEPLDSAIFWLEFVMRHKGAAHLRTDSYKMPWYVYHNVDVLALLLGSALLVLVLLVVSCMCLVRGLRKRRKSKLE; from the exons ATGACTG tgatggggtcctgtgtggcctTGGTGCCTGTCCTTCTGCTCCTGTCCTCCCTGCAGCACACCAGTGAGGCTGGAAGGGTCCTGGTCTACCCTGTCGACGGCAGCCACTGGCTCAACATGAGGATACTGGTGGAGGCACTTCACACCCAGGGTCACCAG GTGACCGTTCTGCGCACCTCCACCAGCTGGTACGTGGCTGAACACTCCCCCCACTACACCTCCATCACTGTGCCCCAGGCTCAGCCCCAGAACATCGAGAGTCAGGAGTTCATGGCCCACTTCCTGAAGAGGTCGCTGGAGATCCAGTGGGGCAAGGGCTCACCTTGGGCCTTCCTGCAGTTCTGTGGGAACCTCTTCAG CATGCTGAGGCAGAACCAGGAGATGGTGGCCGAGCTGGTCGTCACCATGTTTGAGAACCAGACTCTGATGACAGATCTGAAAGAGGCTGAGTATGACCTGGTCCTGACTGACCCAGTGTTCCCTGCCGGGGTCCTGGTGGCCCACTACCTCCAGCTCCCCCTGGTTCTCAATGTGCGCTGGCACCTCAGCGGGGAGGGACACTTTGCCATCGCTCCCTCGCCACTATCCTACGTCCCTCAAATATTCTCCCGCAACTCTGACCTGATGAACTTTGCACAGAGGATAAATAACATATTCTACCACTGTCTCAGCTACTACATGTATCGTTACGTCTCCAACCCGCCTTACCAGGCCGTGTGCGACCGCTACTTTGCCCCCGATGAGGTGGACGTCATATCCCTTATCCAGGGAGCTGATCTGTGGCTGATGAGGGTGGACTTCGTCTTTGAGTTCCCTAGACCCACCATGCCGAACGTGGTCTACACTGGTGGGTTCCAGTGCAAACCCTCCAAGCCTTTACCTGTAGCTTTAGAGGAGTTTGTCCAGAGTTCTGGAGAACACGGGGTGGTGGTGATGTCACTGGGGACTCTGTTGGGTGGACTGGGTCCAGAGATAACAGAGGTCATAGCCTCAGCCTTCGCCCGGCTGCCCCAGAAGGTGGTGTGGAGACACCTGGGAGAGAGGCCTTTGTCCCTAGGCAACAACACCCTGCTAGTGAAATGGCTGCCTCAGAACGACCTCCTGGGTCACCCCAAAACCAAAGTGTTCGTCACACACGGGGGCACCAACGGGATCTACGAGGCCATCTATCACGGAGTCCCATTGTTAGGTATCCCTCTCATCTTTGACCAGTTTGATAATATGGTGCGCATGAAGGCCAGAGGAGTGGCGGAGGTTATAGAGGTTACAACGTTAGAGGTGGAATCCTTAACACAGACTCTGATGGGCATTCTGGATGAAGAAAAGCCCTACAGAGAGAATATGAGAAGACTATCACGGTTGCACCACGACCGGCCTATAGAACCTTTGGACAGCGCCATCTTCTGGCTGGAGTTTGTTATGCGACACAAGGGGGCAGCTCACTTACGTACAGATTCCTATAAGATGCCATGGTATGTCTATCATAATGTGGATGTTCTAGCACTGCTGCTGGGCTCTGCTCTGCTTGTTTTGGTGTTGCTTGTGGTTTCCTGTATGTGCTTGGTAAGAGGATTACGAAAGAGGAGAAAGTCCAAGTTGGAGTGA
- the LOC135528410 gene encoding CCN family member 5-like — MEISRQLGDNVIALALLLCMGSLQVWCQLCPGPCQCPNPVPQCPAEVPLVLDGCQCCQVCARQQGEACSDLYVCDSQRGLQCDYSASFPGDPGECVSQEELGCELNGVSYQDGQVFQPSCATQCRCLGGGLTCVPLCPEDVNLPNPDCPHPQRVQLPGRCCKEWVCENMDNTVIQDAITASSLWPGLSGPSNCIDQSTEWSACSQTCGAGVSTRVSNKNPACRLEMQSRLCKVRPCQALQPHRKPMWARHCEPSYRSVVPVRLVHQGCYSTRVYRPRYCGQCTDARCCTPYQISTAMVAFRCPTGRRLHRAVMMIQSCVCHYNCPYSATGPYATAPYSGSARSHRSPAVWG, encoded by the exons ATGGAAATTTCAAGACAACTCGGTGACAATGTGATAGCCTTGGCTTTGCTGCTCTGTATGGGTTCACTGCAG GTGTGGTGTCAGCTGTGCCCGGGACCATGCCAGTGCCCCAACCCCGTGCCCCAGTGCCCAGCAGAAGTCCCTCTGGTCCTGGATGGCTGCCAGTGCTGCCAGGTGTGTGCCCGGCAGCAGGGCGAGGCTTGCAGCGACCTGTATGTGTGTGACAGCCAGAGAGGACTGCAGTGTGACTACAGCGCCAGCTTCCCCGGCGACCCTGGAGAGTGTGTCA GTCAGGAGGAGTTGGGCTGTGAGCTGAACGGGGTCTCCTATCAGGATGGCCAGGTGTTCCAGCCCTCCTGTGCCACTCAGTGCCGCTGCCTGGGGGGAGGGTTGACTTGCGTGCCCCTGTGCCCTGAGGACGTCAATCTTCCCAACCCAGACTGCCCACACCCCCAAAGGGTACAGCTGCCTGGGAGGTGCTGCAAGGAGTGGGTCTGTGAGAACATGGACAACACAGTCATTCAGGATGCCATCACAG CCTCCAGTTTGTGGCCAGGCCTGTCGGGTCCCTCTAACTGTATAGACCAGAGTACAGAGTGGAGTGCATGTTCCCAAACCTGTGGCGCTGGGGTCTCCACGCGGGTCTCCAACAAGAACCCAGCCTGTCGACTCGAGATGCAGAGCCGTCTTTGTAAGGTCCGGCCCTGTCAGGCACTCCAGCCACACAGGAAGCCCATG TGGGCCCGGCATTGTGAGCCCAGCTACAGGTCAGTGGTGCCAGTGAGACTGGTGCACCAGGGCTGCTACAGCACACGGGTCTACCGGCCCCGGTACTGCGGCCAGTGCACCGACGCCCGCTGCTGTACCCCCTACCAGATCAGCACGGCCATGGTGGCCTTCCGTTGCCCCACCGGCAGGCGTCTTCACCGGGCAGTCATGATGATCCAGTCCTGTGTCTGTCACTACAACTGCCCCTACTCCGCTACAGGACCCTACGCAACTGCACCCTACTCAGGCTCCGCACGCTCTCACCGGAGCCCTGCCGTGTGGGGCTAG